The following nucleotide sequence is from Prosthecobacter sp..
TGCGGCTAGATTGAATGATCCGGCGGGCGGTGGAAAGCATTTCCTCACGCCTTGCGCAGTTCCGATGCACGCGTAGCCTTGTGCCCACTTCAAGATGAACTGGTACTACAACAACGCTGGTGCTGCCGAGGGACCGATGGATGACCACGCCATGGCCGAACTGGTTCGTGCGAAGAAGCTGGCCATGGACTCGCTCGTCTGGCATGCCGGACTCGATGCCTGGCAGACGGTGGCCCAGCTTTCACCCTCCTGGTGGGCCGGGAAGGCCGCCACAGTCGCTGAAAAGAAACCGGCGAAGGGAAAGTCGGATTCAAGCATCCGCCGTTTGGCCGGACCGAATGCGCCGACCGCCGAAGCCGCCGAGGGAAAAGCGGGTGGTGGCTTTCTCAAGCGCCTCTTTGGCTTTGGCAAAAAGAAGGACTGAAGTCACGCCTGGATGCCCTTCGCTTTCAAAATCGGCAGCATGAGACCGCGCAGGTTGTCGCAGAAAATCTTCTGCTTGTCGGCCTCGCTGATTTTTGCGCCGTGAACCTTCGCGAGCTGGCTGGCAAAGCTGCGCCCGCCGCAGTCGCTGCCGTAAATCACGCGTGACGCGCCGAGTTCGCGCACGGCCATCTCGGTGATGCCTGCGGTGGGATCCGAGCCGGCGAGATCGGCATACAGGTTGGTTTGAGCGCGAATCGCCCGGATGCCCGGCTCCCAGTTGCCACCGGTGTGGCCGCAGATGATCGGCACCTCAGGAAAACGCTTCGCCAGGGTCACGAGTTCGTCGGGTGTCGATTCACCGGGGTAGTTGCCATTCGTTTTGAACCAGGTGTGCTGGAAGATAACAGCCTTCAGCTCTGCCGCACGCCGGATGATCGCGTCGATGGCCTGCACGCTGCATCTTTCCGCCACCCACAATTTCACTCCCACCATCGGGCCGTTGGCCACGCAGCGTTCGAGTTCAGCAAGACTTTCTTCAGGATGCTTCGCGCTGAGATAGACAAAGCCAAACGCACGATCCTGGAACTTCGCCAAGGCACGCAGCACCTCGCTGTTTTGCTGCACCAGATCGGCTGGAGACGGATCCTGTGACCATTTCATGCCCATGTAAACACACAGCCGCTCGATGCCCATGCGGTCGGCATAAACAAGGAGGGCCTTGAGGCGTTCCTCTGGCGTGAGGCCGGGGACGCCGGAGAGATGACAGTGCAGATCCCAGATACGCATGATCTTCCAAGTGAAGCGGGCACTGCTGTCCGCCACAAGGTTTTCTTTGCGGGTATCAGCGTCCGCTTCATTTTGACTGCATGCCCTCAACCAAACCCACCGATGTCCGTGTCACCGCCGCCGAAGTTTTTTTTCTGCCCGTGACGATGCGGGTGCCGCTCAAGTTCGGCCCGGAAACCGTGACCAGCGCCGTTTGTTTGCGTGTGCATGTGACGGTGGCCGATCGTAGCGGCAAAACCGCACAAGGCTGGGGCGAGACGCCGCTCAGTGTCTCATGGGTCTGGCCCAGCAGCCTCGGCGTGGCCGTGCGCGCACAGCGCATGCAGGATTTTTCCACGCTGCTGGCGGAGCGCCTCGTCGCGAGCGGACTGACCGGCCATCCCATGGAGATCGGCCAGGATTTCATGCACGGCACGCTCGCCGCGGCGCTGCGTGAGGCGAATGCGCAGGCCGGTGGAGATGCCATGCCGTATCTCGGCTCTCTTGTGGCCTTCAGCGCCTTCGACATCGCGGTTCATGATGCCTACGGCGTGCTGCACAACCGCGACATCTATACGACTTACAACGCGGAGTTCATGAACCGCGATCTCTCCGCCTTCATCACGCCGGAAGATGGCAGCGGCATTGATTTCAATGGCCGTTATCCACAGGATTATTTGGTGATGAACGCACCAAAGCAGCTTCCCGTCTGGCATCTCGTCGGCGGTGTGGACGCGCTCGAAGCCGCTGATCTGAACGGCACGGAGCCGAAGGATGCGCATCCGCTGCTGCTCGCCGACTGGATCAAGCGTGACGGCCTGAAGTGCCTCAAGGTCAAACTGCGCGGCACTGATGCCGCGTGGGATTTTGAGCGCATGCAGCGAGTGGGCCGCATTGGCCTCGCCGGTGGTGTGACGTGGTTCAGCGCCGACTTCAACTGCACCGTGAAGGAGCCGGCCTATGTGAATGCCATCCTTGACCGTTTGCTGGCCGAGGAACCGGAAATCTTTGCACGCACCCTTTATGTGGAGCAGCCTTTCCCATACGATCTTGAAGCGCATCAGATCGACGTGCGCAGTGTTTCGGCTCGCAAGCCGCTGTTCCTCGATGAAAGCGCCCACGACTGGGAATTCGTCCGCCTCGGCCGCCGTCTTGGCTGGTCCGGCGTGGCTTTGAAAACCTGCAAAACGCAAACCGGCGCGCTGCTGAGCCTCTGCTGGGCCAAGGCGCACGGCATGCCGCTCATGGTGCAGGATTTGACGAACCCGATGCTTGCCATGATCCCGCACGTCCGTCTCGCCGCCCATGCTGGCACGATCCAGGGCGTGGAATGCAACGCGATGCAGTTCTATCCCGATGCATCATTGCCCGAGCAGGAAATTCATCCGGGTTTGTTCCAACGTCGCAATGGCATCGTGGATCTGAGCACGCTCGGCGGCCCTGGCTTCGGCTATCGCGCTGATGAGGTGAAGCGCGTGCTCACTGCAGTTCCTCAATCGTGATCGAGTAGCGGTGTGGGCTGTCGCCGTTGCCGAAGATGATCTTGTTTTCGCCGACTTTGAGCGGGGAGGTGATGCAGCCGGCATCGACGCCGATGTGATCACCGTTCACCCAGGAGCCGAGCTTGCTGCCGCGGTCACGCAGGATGAAGTGACCGTGCTCGAAGTCGATCTCGCAGTGGTTGCGGGAAAGCTGGTAGGGCGTGGGTTCCTCGATGGAGAGGTCGTTGCGCGCGAGGGCTGACGTGGCGGTGTCAAAGTAGGACCGGCCGATGCGGAAGGGCAGTTTGGTGATGGTCTTTTCCACCGGTTCGAGGTCGAGGCCGGTTTCGTCATAGTGCGAGCGGAGCTTCACGCGGAAGACCGGTTCCTTGGCCGGTTTGGCCTTGGGCACCAGCGGCACCGTGGCGTTGGTGCTCGTGGTGAGCAGCAGGTCGGTCTTGCGGATGCGCTCGAACAAGGTGGAGAGATACACATGCAGGCGGTCGGGCCGCTGAATGATCTGCTGTTCGAATTCGGTCTCGGCAACGGTTTCCACCGTGGTGTTCTCCAACGCCGTGGCGGTGGCGGAACGCGGGCGGTCCATGATCATTCCCATCTCGCCGAAGATCTCACCGGGCCCGATCTTGGCGAGGGATTGCACACCGTGCGAGGTGTTGATGGTGATTTCGACGAGTCCATTGACGATGAAGTAAGCCTCCTGTGACTTGTCGCCTTCACGGAAAATGACCTGTCCACGTTGAAAATGTTCGGTAGCCATGCGCCCGGAGAGTACCGGGTGGCATAGCCAGGTCAAGCCTCGCCTCGGACAGTTTAGAGCCGGCGTATGACCACGCTGCGGATGCGCGCCTGTGTGGCGAAGCTGGCAAAGCCGAATGGGGCGCATTTTTCGATGTCGCCAGGACGCAGACCGAGCTTGTGGCCCTTGGTGCTGACGTTGACGAACAGCTTGTCATTGATCCAGGCGCGCAGTTCATCCTCCCGTACCTCGACGCGCACTTTGTGCCA
It contains:
- a CDS encoding DUF4339 domain-containing protein; translation: MNWYYNNAGAAEGPMDDHAMAELVRAKKLAMDSLVWHAGLDAWQTVAQLSPSWWAGKAATVAEKKPAKGKSDSSIRRLAGPNAPTAEAAEGKAGGGFLKRLFGFGKKKD
- a CDS encoding amidohydrolase family protein; this encodes MRIWDLHCHLSGVPGLTPEERLKALLVYADRMGIERLCVYMGMKWSQDPSPADLVQQNSEVLRALAKFQDRAFGFVYLSAKHPEESLAELERCVANGPMVGVKLWVAERCSVQAIDAIIRRAAELKAVIFQHTWFKTNGNYPGESTPDELVTLAKRFPEVPIICGHTGGNWEPGIRAIRAQTNLYADLAGSDPTAGITEMAVRELGASRVIYGSDCGGRSFASQLAKVHGAKISEADKQKIFCDNLRGLMLPILKAKGIQA
- a CDS encoding mandelate racemase/muconate lactonizing enzyme family protein; translation: MPSTKPTDVRVTAAEVFFLPVTMRVPLKFGPETVTSAVCLRVHVTVADRSGKTAQGWGETPLSVSWVWPSSLGVAVRAQRMQDFSTLLAERLVASGLTGHPMEIGQDFMHGTLAAALREANAQAGGDAMPYLGSLVAFSAFDIAVHDAYGVLHNRDIYTTYNAEFMNRDLSAFITPEDGSGIDFNGRYPQDYLVMNAPKQLPVWHLVGGVDALEAADLNGTEPKDAHPLLLADWIKRDGLKCLKVKLRGTDAAWDFERMQRVGRIGLAGGVTWFSADFNCTVKEPAYVNAILDRLLAEEPEIFARTLYVEQPFPYDLEAHQIDVRSVSARKPLFLDESAHDWEFVRLGRRLGWSGVALKTCKTQTGALLSLCWAKAHGMPLMVQDLTNPMLAMIPHVRLAAHAGTIQGVECNAMQFYPDASLPEQEIHPGLFQRRNGIVDLSTLGGPGFGYRADEVKRVLTAVPQS
- a CDS encoding cyclic nucleotide-binding domain-containing protein — translated: MATEHFQRGQVIFREGDKSQEAYFIVNGLVEITINTSHGVQSLAKIGPGEIFGEMGMIMDRPRSATATALENTTVETVAETEFEQQIIQRPDRLHVYLSTLFERIRKTDLLLTTSTNATVPLVPKAKPAKEPVFRVKLRSHYDETGLDLEPVEKTITKLPFRIGRSYFDTATSALARNDLSIEEPTPYQLSRNHCEIDFEHGHFILRDRGSKLGSWVNGDHIGVDAGCITSPLKVGENKIIFGNGDSPHRYSITIEELQ